From the Rhinopithecus roxellana isolate Shanxi Qingling chromosome 5, ASM756505v1, whole genome shotgun sequence genome, the window tttaaatatgtacccaacattttgtgtgtgtgtattggcgACTGTCAGACATTAACTTTAGTCatctgttgaattttttaaattgcataccACATTACACACAGTAGGTGCACTCTTTATCAACCTATCAACCAAAAGAAATACAACTCATTTCTGTTTCATATTAacaattttagcttttattttgcaACCAATAGGCAGTATTatggattttcattttttcttttaggcCAGGTTATGATTGATAAAAATCCAGGAATCACCTcagcagtaaataaaataaataatattgacaATATGTACCGAAATTTCCATATGGAAGTGCTATCTGGCGAGCAGAACATGATGACAAAGGTATGTTTTATTATCTCCAAGTAAGGTGTATATCAATATTATGTTTAGAATCAGAATAGATGACAAAGATTTAAAATACTTATAACAGCCAGTATTGATGAGTATGTGAGAATGTGATCACTTATGTATGCTATTGATGGAATAACATTGATAAAGCCTTTTCAGCAGAATTGGTTAAATTCTCATACAGTGATACGATGGAATATTTCCATCACTGAAGTTTTTTCAGCtgcatatttgttaaaataagtGGTCCATTGATAGGTTGACAATGGACAATTGCCAGAAAGCAATATAAGTGACAAAAAGCAAGTTATAGAACAGTATGTATAAAATagttctcaaaatatatttaaaccttCTAGGTTATACCCAGAAAGACTTTTAGTTGGCAGAAATTTGCAGAAACATTTCCACCTCTGTAACCTTAATAATTTGGCCAGAAGTATCTGATATGGttgggaggaggaaaaaaaaatacatacaaattggGAATTAAGGTCCTGGAAAGCACAAGATGGAAGAtgtatctattagatttataaaaCTTAGGAACTTTCTGGCCTTTGATTCTTCATCCATATATTAATGAGTTTAAGATGATGGCTGAGGTCATACTCCATGACTGTaacttaagttttattttctgttttataaggtGTCTACTACAATAAAcccaaaagaaatgttaaaaagtcTTTTGTTCAAGAATTAGCTTCACTGTATATATTTAGTTTACCCACGAAAACCCAAATTTGGGAAAGAGAAGCTGGGAATGATTCATTCTATACACTGGCTCTAATTTATAGACATAAAATTTGCAAAGTTCAAGTAGCTGTCTAAAAACATAGTAAAATACCTCAAAATTCAGTGACACATCTACCATGGCTCCCTTTTACAAACACAAAACTAAATAAGGAGGGAAGCTTGTTTACTGCATAGAAGTACTGTCTGCAACTTGGCTACCCACCGTGAAGATATGGGTGGTGTGTTGTTTCAAAATTTTAGGTCTTGTCTATCTGGTGACATAAGAGTATAATTAAGCCAGTTAATTGGCCTGTCTGAAAAATTCCTCATGTGATACGGTAACTACTTTATGGCCATGGCCCTATAGGATTGAGATAGAGAGCCATTTGGCTTTAAAGAGATGACTTTTTCTCACGAAGAAGTCTAATGCAGTATATTAACTGGCCCTAGGAATAGCATAAACACCAGGAATCTAATTAAAATGCCTATAAAGGCACTGTTGTTTGGCTCTTACAGTAGTAaatttaaatgtgtatgtgtttgcCTGTGTGTTTACACACCTATCCAGTATCAATGGTTGGGATTTAGGACCAAGGAGATTAACCAAAAGCATAACACTTTTTTTCAGGTTCGAGAAAACAAGTATACCTatgaatttgatttttcaaaagtctATTGGAATCCCCGTCTGTCTACAGAACACAGCCGTATCACAGAGCTTCTCAAGCCTGGGGATGTCCTATTTGATGTTTTTGCTGGGGTTGGGCCCTTTGCCATTCCAGTAGCAAAGAAAAACTGCACTGTATTTGCCAATGATCTCAATCCTGAATCTCATAAATGGCTGTTGCACAACTGTAAATTGAATAAAGTGGACCAAAAGGTGAAAATCTTCAACTTGGATGGGAAAGACTTCCTCCAAGGACCAGTCAAAGAAGAGTTAATGCAGCTGTTGGgtctgtcaaaagaaagaaaaccctctGTGCACATTGTCATGAACTTGCCAGCAAAAGCTATAGAGTTTCTTAGTGCTTTCAAATGGCTTTTAGATGGACAGCCATGCAGCAATGAGTTCCTTCCCATAGTGCACTGTTACAGCTTTTCCAAAGATGCTAACCCTGCTGAGGATGTTCGGCAAAGGGCTGGAGCTGTGTTAGGCATTTCTCTGGAGGCATGCAGTTCAGTTCACCTGGTAAGAAATGTGGCCCCAAACAAGGAAATGCTGTGCATCACCTTTCAGATTCCTGCTGCTGTACTCTACAAGAACCAGACCAAAAATCCAGGTGAGCAGTTTCTGGGAAATTAGATGTAAACCTTACTGTTCAATTGTGACTAGTTCTCCCAGTTTTACAAATTTTAATGCAGTATTAGTTCAGTCTAATACAAAGCTACTCTGTTAGTTCAGTCTTAACAGAAGGCTATTTCATTAAAATAGTAAATCTGCAAGAATGTTATTTCATGTCTAAGTTGACTAGATTAAAAAtgcctatttgtttgtttttttaagagtatTTTCAGCTGCTAATATCTTACCTAAAATAGGTTTTCTGGATTTGTTACAGAGAATCATGAAGATCCACCTCTTAAAAGGCAGAGGACAGCTGAAGCCTTTTCAGACGAAAAAACACAAATTGCTTCAAACACTTAATTGGAAATGTTTTCTCCATCTCCCTACCAGATTTACATGTAGTGAAATATAATgtgtattatttaataaaattttagtgTTCAGTTTTTACTATTGAACCCTTATACTTTgccttattttataaattgaggATTACCAATTAAACTTTAAGTCTACCAAACACATTCCCTATTATCTAAATtataatatacaattattttataacatatctactttttattaaaaatgaataaatattttctctcagggAAAATCATTTTTGAAGGCAGGGTGATTGAGTACTGACTAGGAAGGTACTAACGCCACTTTGTAGTTGTCCTTTACATAACTACTCCTTTACTGCCGATTAACTATCAccataaaagtaataaaaaataaaattatttagaacAGGGCAGGCAAACTACATCCtgcaggccaaatctggcccaccacCTGTTTTCATATGGCCTGTGGCCTAATAATGTTCTTACATTTTCCATTGGTTGAAAAAGAAcattttgtgacatgtgaaaattgtatgacatctattatgtatcagttttaaaaattaaaaagaattgtaTGAAATTAAGAGTTTCAGAGTTCATAAAGTTTGATtggaatataccatgctcatttgtttacatatcatctgctgctgctttttgtttttaatacggAACGCTTCAtgaatttgcgtgtcatccttgcgcagggaccatgctaatcttctctgtaccATTTCAgttttttagtatatgtgctgctgaagtgagGACTGCAGCTGCTTTCTTGAACAATAGCAGAGTTGAGTGGTTGCAACACACACTGAATGTGACTGTCATCACTTCACACTGCTGTTTGGCACATCACAAATCACTGACGTGGTTGTAACAACGGCATTTTGAGTGCCATGTATATCACGTGaacccacattttattttttattaccagAACATATCTATTATAGCAAAACAAGAAAAGTGGACTTTGTTGTACTTTTAAGGTACAGTAGGGtgtgaattattttaatgttgaATTTGATGACAATAGCTaagctaaaagaataaaataaccaTTGATATTACTAAACAAACCACTCATCACAGTATTCCCAACTCACAGGCAAGCAACTgtcagaaaaattagaaaatgtaaaatggaaatatcaaaGCAGAATGTcttcacaaaatgaaaatgagactGCAACCAAAGTAAGTAAGTGAATCAGTTGTTAGCCAAGCAAAGAAAGCCATTTATTGATGGTGTGAATTAATTATGTTTGGATGCAGCAGCTCAATATGTCCAGAGAAAATAAGATTACTGGCCTTTGGCAAGAATAGTTGCTCAAAGACTTAAGGACATTGAAAGCAACATAAATAGTcacttaaaaaaggaaatgattctGGATGGTTCTTtgactctatttttatttttacttagaaacagggtcttgctctgttgcccaggttggagtgtgacacagtcacagctcaatgtggccttgaactcctaggcttgagATCttcccatctcggcttcccaaagtgttagggttacaggtgtgagcacttaCATGTGGCCctcgtgaatggtttagcaccatccccttggtggtGTCCTCACAATGAgttatgagatctggttgtttaaaagtatgtggcactcGCCCCCCACACATTCTTGCTCCTGCCTTcgccatgtgaagtgcctgctcctattttgccttctgccatgagtaaaagcttcctgaggcctccccagaagcagatgacaGTGCTATGCTTCctatagcctgcagaaccgtgagccaattacacctgttttcttataaattacccagtatcaggtatttctttatagcaatgcaagaatggcctaaaacACAAGGCAAAACAACTTTAATATGAAACATATCATGATAGTCATTTTGACAATCGATATTTGAATCACAATATTTGAAGCACAATATCCTTACACATTTGTCATACAAAAGTTAAAACAAGAAACGAGATTTCCATTCTCACAAATTGTAGTGAGTATCTTCTGAGTTCAGCATTTTTAGGAACCTGGGTGCAAGTGCAAAGGAAATTTCCCTATTTCAAAATCTATTTAACTGCAATTGAGGCGATTTGATCTAATTTTCGGTAAGAAGTGATTAAAATAATGACATGCTAAAAGGCAAATTTCAAGGGAAGAAATCTAATAGAATTTTACAAATGCTTTTCAAGGGATGAATATGCTCGGTTAATTTCATCTGCTCCTGGATTGACAGCAGTATTTGGCAATACCTGTCTGTAtgagaagacatttttaaagatgaaatgtgTAAAATCTCATTACCATTAGTATTAATGGTTAATGATAACCATTAATAGGCAATAATTTACAAATGATTTTGATCACAGGGAACACTTACTTAGAACCCTAATTAAAGGCAACGTTATTCTCACCAAAAAAGGCATTACAAAATATTGGACTATATTTTGAATGTTGTCAATTAAAAAGTGTGGGAGCAGTGTGAAGAAGAGGCAAGAATGATGATACCCCTGGACCGACCAAAGCCCGCGCGCTGCTGCGTCCCGCACCCAGCACCCACATCCCGCTGCTGTTgccactgccaccatgcccaagagGAAGACTGAAGGGGATGCTAAAGGAGATAGAGCCAAGGTGAAGGACGAACCACAGAGAAGATCCACGAGGTTGTCTGCTAAACCTGCTCCTCCAAAGCCAGAGCCCAAGCCTAAAAAGGCCCCTGCAAAGAAGGGAGAAGTacccaaagggaaaaagggaaaagctgaTGCTGCCAAGGAGGGGGAAGGTGCTGGAGATCCCAGGTGAAGTGTGTGCATTTTTGATAGCTGTGTACTTCTGGTGACTGTACGGTTTGAAATACTATTCTTTATcttaaagttttataaaaatgcagaattttaacttttttaagctatgttgttagcacacagaacacttcATTGTTGTTTTGTGGGGAAGGGGCATATGTCACTAATAGAATGTCTCTGAAGCTGGATTGATGTGGGGAAAACACCTTTCCCTTCTAGTTTTGAGAGACTTCCTCTTGGCTCCCAGGAGGAGGGATTCCCTGACTTTGACACACATGGCCACCTTGGCACAAAAGCCTTACGGTATGGAAAAACAAATcgtttttatgtcttcttttccctttccatcTTTCAGCATAGACTTAACTCCCTTAAGCCCAGACATCTGTTGGGACCTGACCCCCTAGTCATTGGTTACCAGTGTGTCTAGCAATCTGGACTTTCCAGTGATGCCACTGAGATGGCACCTGTCAAAAGAGCAGTGGTTCCGTTTCTAGATTGTGGATCTTCAGATAAATCCTGCCATTTTCATTTCAATTCCTGAAAGTCAGGGTTGGCTTGTGAAAAGTTGTTAAACAACATGCTAAATGTGAAATGTCAGCTGTCACTCTGAACTTTCCCTGTTCAGACCATCAGATGAGGACTTCATTGGGTTTTATAGTGGCTGATTTTTGATAGTCCATTGAAGAAGAGAATTTGAAAGTTGTTGTATACTGTTAATGACTGTCTGCCCATGTCCTGCCTGAAATACCATGATTGTTTATGGAAAGTATCTTTAATAAAGCTTGATacagtttgaaagaaaaaaaagtgtggcaATTTGTTTAAGCTTGTTCTGTAAGTACCTACATAATATCCTCGATTTTGCTCATTaccctgcaaagcctaaaatatttactatctggccctacAGAAAATGTTTAAGAACCCTAATCTAGATCATTAATTCCAAATTCAAATGCTTTCAGAAGTCTGGCAGGTCctgtaaagaaatgaaggcaataAATAGTAAGCAGTATAGGGATGTAATGAACTTGAGCACTCATTCCTTACTTAATTCAAATTGTTTTGAAACAACCCAAGTATTGTACATTGATGTCCTAGGTTATAAAGTATGAGTACAAATGATGTTCTTATTCATACATGTAAAGTAGGAAGACTCTTGTCTCCATTTAGTTACTCTGGACAAAATATGCAATATGTAATTGTAAAGAAAACAGAATCCCTGAATGTATCTACTAACTTTTTAACTTCCCCCTTTTCTTTCAGAGTGGATAAGTGAATATGtgattattcattatttaaatcTAGGTCTACCCTAAACTTTCAGATATGATACCTAGTAAATGAATTCCTGATGAATCTACTGGAAAATGACAGCTGGAAAGCTGGAAAGCTCATTagatataatttttagttttgttaacTTTTTGACAGGTTTTCTACCACCTTAATTGGATTTTACAATAATTATCTGACAACCTGTTGACAGCCTAAAGACAACTTCTAAGAGAAGCATAGGTGAAATATTCATTGAATCAAATTAAGGAATACTAAGTATTCATGTATACTAACTATGATGTAAATGTATTCTGTACCATTAATATCTGCTTAAGAGGGAGTATAGttattagtaaaataattttctacatcATGAATTTCTCAGAACTTCTCTTAGGACATCAACAAGATCATTTAGTTGATGTCATTTATATCCCATAAAAGATCTAGATACTTGATCTGTAGAACTTCTTGGAAGTCTTATGAAGTTCGACTACCCAGGACTAGTTTTAGCATAGCAGTTGTTTGACAGTCATCTCTAGAGCATGGCTTCTGGAGTCTggctgcctgagttcaaatcccagctctgctatttTTAAGTTATATGACTGTTGGCAACTTACCTAAcctctgtctcagcttcctcatctgttaaaatggagaaaatactaGTAGAACTGTTTTGAGGATTAGGTAATACACAAAGCAtgaagcacagtgcctgggacacagGTAATATGGTAGTTGTTAACTGTTACTTCTGTACTCATAAAATACTTGAAGACTTATGTAGATGAAAGATATGTACAGCCTTTGTCTCTGAGAGTAAATCACTCGGATGGTAGGGGATAAACACATCAATTTAGAATGTTTCTGTTGTTTAGTAGATTCAGTGAATTGTCACTAAGTTATTTTTCACCATTCCCTTTGATCAAATAAGGTCAGTTAACTTCTAAATTTGGCCTATTGAACTAAGTACAGCAATAGCAActgcaaaatatttacaaatgtataAAGGTTTCGGAATTTATTTGCCAAACCAGGTGCATGCAATTTGCACAATAAGGCAGGctcaaaacaaatcttaaaagccTTTGATAACGTTTTATTAattagttcattctttttaaaatacatttataaaaggtATGAGAACAAGCAGTAGtgtttcttttcaaaatactGGATTCCTAATTTTTGCAATTGGCTGCTGCAAAGCCTTAACTCTACATTCAATGTTCTAACTATTCTTTGAACAGATTTATAGACTGTACTTAAAACACTAATCCTCAGTTGGGAATacttaatagatacaggaataggATATGCAGTCTGGTAGAATGTAGATGGAATTGGACttcgatttaaaaaaaaaaatctgtattctaATTCTGGCTTTTTACTAACTTGTGAATATGATCTTTGTCTACTCAATTATTTGatgtcttggttttctcatttatcAAAGATAGTTAGAAGTACAATAAAGTTGAAGATGTATTGCTAAAATTAATTAATACCTGCTTAGTAACATGAGATGGAGTTGTTACATATGGATAGTCCATCCTAATGTAACCACAGTGTTGTTTCACCTAAGTTTCTACCCATAAAACTAATATCTGTTGTATTAGAGATTTGATAGGAAATCCCTTAATTTCCTTAAGAAACTATATCCCATATCCAATGCTCTATGTAACAGACTCATACAAGGTTGAGATGCTGCAAATAGCATCCTATTTGTATCTAAACTCTTTAAGCAAAACCCTGGTAATAAAAGCCTTAGAAGTTTCAACAAAAAACTGTATCAGTATACAATTTATACATGGGGAATTGTACTTAAAATGTACCTTCTCCAGTCTCCAAAGGATTCATCATAAAATGAGCTTACATTGGAGGTGAAACATGTCATTTaagtattaaattttattaacttCTTCGAATGTGTCATTAAAGCAGGTTAATGCTGGGCTCTGTTTTAGCCTGAGTGTGGCTCACAGCTGGGAACTATAACACCTTGATCAAGGTTTGCCTCATTTTCCACTGCTTAAAACAGGCATTGAGTTCTTAGTATTGAGGGAATGACATTATCATGGGTCAGGTTTTTCTTGCCATAACTTGGTCAAAGGAAATATATCCACTTGTCTGGACTAGTATTAACAAGACATTAGGAAAAGGGGGAACATTTTATGAGAAGAAATAATAGACTTGGATATTAACAGTAAATGTTGTAATCAAAATGgtatttaaaatgtgttcaaGTAAAACACTGTAATAAGAGAAAAACCACAGAACTTAATATAaattatagctttattttttaaaaagattttttaagtcTGTCAACCTCAAACACATATAAGTGAATTATTTATTCCTCTCTTTCATCAGATGAGGCTTATTGTGTCAAATCCTctgaaaaatataagtaaaaattcTTTTTCACAAATATATATCCCCTATATTCCTCAAGTTACgttctgaaattttctctttataaatactTTAACACAGCTGCTAGTGGTAGGACTGTGTTGTGCAGCTGCATATAGCTATAATTTTACAAGTCTGCTTTACTTTTGCTAGCTCCCTGGTTCAGCTCCAAGGTCCAAATCTTATAAATGGTTAACTGGGCTGCCAGAAAAGCCCACTGAATGCATCCTGTAGTGCTCTGTGACAAGCAAGAGAAGAAGTATAGCCTCCAGCAAGGTCCTGTGGTGAGGCAGCTCTGACATGGTTTAAAtacctaaaacaaaacaagaagtgtAGCATtgatataaaaagcaaatataaattggtaacattttaaaaagcaatagtaAAGCTGATTCAAGTTTTAAAGAGGAATTCCGAGATCGAAATATTCAgacttttattataaataattatctttcaaaagGAAACATGCCAACTGTACATGGAGTGCCTAAACTAGTACTAAATTACATAGCAAATTACCACAGGATCTAAAAACAGTTCTGAAAGAGGtttcaaaaataattctaaaatattcaCTGCTTCACAATTTTCAGAGCTGATTTGTTTTGTTCGCTGATTTTTGGACACCTAACTAATGCTCTCCTTCCTGGCATATGCTTAAGAAATAAACAGTATCACAATACTATTATATTACTGATATATCTacataaatgtgttttaaatcaaGCCCTAAATACCTAAACAAATGAAAGAGGGGAGAAAACACACGAGTTACTTCAAAAGTACTTCAATATTCCAAGAATATATTGTCTCATTCCTTAGAGGAAAGGAAACGTTAGAAAATTACA encodes:
- the TRMT5 gene encoding tRNA (guanine(37)-N1)-methyltransferase isoform X3, whose amino-acid sequence is MVQGRYQPAQGCSPPRAAWAQKHREVTHPLRILWRPFGFSRRLLKLESHSITESKSLIPLAWTSLTQTLSEAPGIFLLGQRKRFSTMPEIETHERDSELFSPPSDVRGMTKLDRTAFRKTVNIPVLKVRKEIVGRLMRSLRRAALQRPGIKRVIEDPEDKESRLIMLDPYKIFTHDSFEKAELSVLEQLNVSPQISKYNLELTYENFKSEEILRAVLPEGQDVTSGFSRVGHIAHLNLRDHQLPFKHLIGQVMIDKNPGITSAVNKINNIDNMYRNFHMEVLSGEQNMMTKVRENKYTYEFDFSKVYWNPRLSTEHSRITELLKPGDVLFDVFAGVGPFAIPVAKKNCTVFANDLNPESHKWLLHNCKLNKVDQKVKIFNLDGKDFLQGPVKEELMQLLGLSKERKPSVHIVMNLPAKAIEFLSAFKWLLDGQPCSNEFLPIVHCYSFSKDANPAEDVRQRAGAVLGISLEACSSVHLVRNVAPNKEMLCITFQIPAAVLYKNQTKNPENHEDPPLKRQRTAEAFSDEKTQIASNT
- the TRMT5 gene encoding tRNA (guanine(37)-N1)-methyltransferase isoform X2 — protein: MTLALSAANSDDVIEDQLIHSRPTSDRYRSGRILWRPFGFSRRLLKLESHSITESKSLIPLAWTSLTQTLSEAPGIFLLGQRKRFSTMPEIETHERDSELFSPPSDVRGMTKLDRTAFRKTVNIPVLKVRKEIVGRLMRSLRRAALQRPGIKRVIEDPEDKESRLIMLDPYKIFTHDSFEKAELSVLEQLNVSPQISKYNLELTYENFKSEEILRAVLPEGQDVTSGFSRVGHIAHLNLRDHQLPFKHLIGQVMIDKNPGITSAVNKINNIDNMYRNFHMEVLSGEQNMMTKVRENKYTYEFDFSKVYWNPRLSTEHSRITELLKPGDVLFDVFAGVGPFAIPVAKKNCTVFANDLNPESHKWLLHNCKLNKVDQKVKIFNLDGKDFLQGPVKEELMQLLGLSKERKPSVHIVMNLPAKAIEFLSAFKWLLDGQPCSNEFLPIVHCYSFSKDANPAEDVRQRAGAVLGISLEACSSVHLVRNVAPNKEMLCITFQIPAAVLYKNQTKNPENHEDPPLKRQRTAEAFSDEKTQIASNT
- the TRMT5 gene encoding tRNA (guanine(37)-N1)-methyltransferase isoform X1, producing the protein MVLWILWRPFGFSRRLLKLESHSITESKSLIPLAWTSLTQTLSEAPGIFLLGQRKRFSTMPEIETHERDSELFSPPSDVRGMTKLDRTAFRKTVNIPVLKVRKEIVGRLMRSLRRAALQRPGIKRVIEDPEDKESRLIMLDPYKIFTHDSFEKAELSVLEQLNVSPQISKYNLELTYENFKSEEILRAVLPEGQDVTSGFSRVGHIAHLNLRDHQLPFKHLIGQVMIDKNPGITSAVNKINNIDNMYRNFHMEVLSGEQNMMTKVRENKYTYEFDFSKVYWNPRLSTEHSRITELLKPGDVLFDVFAGVGPFAIPVAKKNCTVFANDLNPESHKWLLHNCKLNKVDQKVKIFNLDGKDFLQGPVKEELMQLLGLSKERKPSVHIVMNLPAKAIEFLSAFKWLLDGQPCSNEFLPIVHCYSFSKDANPAEDVRQRAGAVLGISLEACSSVHLVRNVAPNKEMLCITFQIPAAVLYKNQTKNPENHEDPPLKRQRTAEAFSDEKTQIASNT